One genomic segment of Panicum virgatum strain AP13 chromosome 2N, P.virgatum_v5, whole genome shotgun sequence includes these proteins:
- the LOC120660057 gene encoding probable serine/threonine-protein kinase PBL23, translating to MGILCCFQSHAGGGGGHHGQAVPPSSAASSSSATSSSGNKDRPLPERRPGEDRSSRNNNSVDYSNLVALVNEIVGDSVSYRHKRVAEEILKMGKAGKVTARTFTYAELSEATGGFRPESLLGEGGFGPVYRGRLPPKATGPEVAVKQLDRNGMQGTREFLVEALMLSLLKHPHLVTLLGFCTDADHRMLVYEYMPLGSLEDHLLDLPPGRAPLEWATRMRVAQGAARGLEYLHDTARPPVIYRDFKASNILLDTGFRARLSDFGLAKVGPSGEKTHVSTRVMGTYGYCAPEYALTGKLTTMSDVYSFGVVFLEIITGRRAIDTTRPPDQHNLVLWAGPRFKNKRRFAEMADPMLQGDYPTKGLHQALAIAAMCLQEDATMRPAISDVVTALDYLTVAGGGAADDEQGPDPDEQQQQTDDDAQA from the exons ATGGGCATCTTGTGTTGCTTCCAGTCCCACGCCGGTGGCGGGGGCGGCCACCATGGTCAGGCTGTTCCTCCCTCATCGGCGGCTTCTTCGTCCTCTGCCACCTCGTCGAGCGGAAACAAGGATCGTCCTCTtcccgagcggcggcccggCGAGGACCGGAGCAGCAGGAACAACAACAGCGTTGATTACAGCAACCTCGTCGCCCTCGTCAACGAGATCGTCGGCGACTCAG TGAGCTACCGCCACAAGCGCGTGGCCGAGGAGATCCTCAAGATGGGCAAGGCCGGCAAGGTGACGGCGCGCACCTTCACGTACGCGGAGCTGTCCGAGGCCACCGGCGGGTTCCGGCCGGAGTCGCTGCTGGGCGAGGGCGGCTTCGGCCCCGTGTACCGTGGGCGGCTGCCCCCCAAGGCGACGGGCCCGGAGGTGGCCGTCAAGCAGCTGGACCGCAACGGCATGCAGGGCACGCGCGAGTTCCTGGTGGAGGCGCTGATGCTGAGCCTGCTCAAGCACCCCCACCTGGTGACGCTGCTGGGCTTCTGCACCGACGCCGACCACCGCATGCTCGTCTACGAGTACATGCCGCTGGGGTCCCTGGAGGACCACCTGCTGGACCTGCCGCCGGGGCGCGCGCCGCTGGAGTGGGCCACGCGCATGCGCGTCGCGCAGGGCGCCGCGCGGGGGCTCGAGTACCTGCACGACACCGCGCGGCCGCCCGTGATCTACCGCGACTTCAAGGCCTCCAACATCCTCCTCGACACCGGCTTCCGCGCGCGCCTCTCCGACTTCGGGCTCGCCAAGGTCGGGCCCTCCGGCGAGAAGACCCACGTCTCCACGCGCGTCATGGGCACCTACGGCTACTGCGCGCCCGAGTACGCGCTCACCGGCAAGCTCACCACCATGTCCGACGTCTACAGCTTCGGCGTCGTCTTCCTCGAGATCatcaccggccgccgcgccatcgACACGACCAGGCCGCCGGACCAGCACAACCTCGTGCTCTGGGCGGGGCCGCGCTTCAAGAACAAGCGCCGGTTCGCCGAGATGGCCGACCCGATGCTCCAGGGCGACTAccccaccaagggcctccaccAGGCGCTCGCCATCGCTGCCATGTGCCTCCAGGAGGACGCCACCATGCGCCCTGCCATCAGCGACGTCGTCACCGCGCTCGATTACCTCACGGTCGCAGGCGGAGGCGCCGCCGATGACGAGCAGGGTCCGGATCCcgatgagcagcagcagcaaaccgACGACGACGCGCAAGCGTAA
- the LOC120660060 gene encoding mavicyanin-like, which produces MATRFIAVAAVMAAALVGMASAAVYNVGEPAGSWDLRTNYGDWAASKRFHPGDQIVFRYSPQAHDVVEVSKADYDSCSNARPVATHTSGNDAIALTSTGTRYFICGITGHCDGGMKLQVDVVPGATSLAPAGAPGANAPVSPQTPSTPASAATKATATGLALAGFLLAASLLV; this is translated from the coding sequence ATGGCAACAAGATTTATCGCCGTTGCGGCCGTGATGGCAGCTGCCCTCGTCGgcatggcgtcggcggcggtctACAACGTCGGCGAGCCGGCCGGGTCCTGGGACCTGCGGACCAACTACGGCGACTGGGCCGCCTCCAAGCGGTTCCACCCGGGCGACCAGATCGTCTTCAGGTACTCCCCGCAGGCGCACGACGTGGTGGAGGTGAGCAAGGCGGACTACGACTCCTGCTCCAACGCCAGGCCCGTCGCCACCCACACCTCCGGCAACGACGCCATCGCCCTGACCTCCACCGGCACGCGCTACTTCATCTGCGGCATCACCGGCCACTGCGATGGGGGCATGAAGCTCCAGGTCGACGTCGTGCCCGGCGCCACCTCCCTCGCCCCGGCCGGCGCTCCCGGCGCCAACGCCCCGGTCTCTCCCCAGACCCCTTCCACGCCCGCTTCCGCCGCTaccaaggccaccgccaccggccTCGCTCTCGCCGGGTTCTTGCTCGCCGCCAGTCTCCTGGTCTAA